One part of the Gadus macrocephalus chromosome 8, ASM3116895v1 genome encodes these proteins:
- the eif4g1a gene encoding eukaryotic translation initiation factor 4 gamma 1a isoform X1 — MNKPPQPITGPVSVPHPAPSPGLTQAGYAPGQPPSLVFANPPLPQMNPAPQPRQFAAGPRALHQQGGYRALQPYYPNRPTMPTSAPRVQTSSGPRPVGPTHVYPAGSQMMMIPQQQISFPGSPQGYFIPPGQYRPQYMAPTQQYPVTAGTAGFFPGTSPAEYPGFEPSHAARERRGGGGRGGGRENGRLSLHGTALAPQRYPAGAYYPAQPQFTQSVQPAPVIISPAQQPQQAPPPQQPPAQPQGPPKRERIPIRIRDPNQGGKDITEEIMSGGRATSTPTPPQASSDSPVLNGDVTQTIVSGTDESTESAASVETPPPASASPVPEVPLETVTPELVPAEPLTKPAVAAAVEAAPPLIEEQKQQQPPAPAVLPPPSPPPAAEPEPEAEVSDTVDAPVPPPAASAAKRGGASPVAPPAAERTPEKKEEKPEVAKKSEPEKSTVAKLKKEPAAGPPAPVTPSSATAVEAAVVPPVKASSAPPVKASSAPPVKAAVVPPVKASSAPPVKASSAPPMKAAVPPPVKAAVVPPVKAAVVVPPVKAAVVVPPVKAAVVVPPVKAAVVVPPVKAAVVVPPVKAAVVVPPVKAAVVPPVEAAVPPPVKAAVPPPVKAAVVVPPVEAAVVPPVKAAVIPPPEVKAAVIPPVKAAKAAPEPALEPQASTEEAAAPPSELPAAQAETPLSNGLAQGADEASEDLTPEVAKPVSCQPPEASVADPAQEKEAEEEEEVEELTTELTEEASAALPAKDSTMQAAMSVPKKKRNMKELNKKATGDLLDAFKEEQAATPVPEPSPVQAEPAAAAPAAAEKPASEAVDETWEEKEDKQNPKPVVPKTEPAEQKYQYKEENWKPINPEDKKQYDRVFLLGCQFITASMHKPEGLPLINEVILDKANATPMRPADPARVMNVGPDFTPSYLGNLGSRQSTGGPGPGPRGPPPGPRRSQQGQRKEPRKIIITSMSLNNEVQLNKAEKAWKPGVKKAVGGRGAEEGAEEDDPEEVKTQELFKRVRSVLNKLTPQMFQALMKQVTDMSIDTEARLKGVIDLIFEKAISEPNFSVAYANMCRCLMGLKVPTTDNPEATVNFRKLLLNRCQKEFEKDQDDDVIFEKKQKELEASKDDEERDRLKVELQASKDKARRRSLGNIKFIGELFKLKMLTEAIMHDCVVKLLKNHDEESLECLCRLLATIGKDLDFEKAKPRMEQYFAQLDKIIKERKTSSRIRFMLLDVIDLRRCKWVPRRGEQGPKTIEQIHKDAEAEEHREQIKVQQQMLSKKDGGGGGGGGGGGRMGGGGGGGNMGGRGHHAQGGGRGSQVQDEGWNTVPISKGNRPIDTTRFSKIINKPGAQDVDDQRLAPGGRGFGNWTKGSSGGTGSKAPGAEQESGRPATSTVNRFSALQQSGPPSGDADRRVPQRSSSSRDRGGERDRNDRGFDRFERREGRDGGGRPTVTKRSFSRESQERGGDGRGPTEPVRRVSSMTDDRVRRDRAASKEPAVKPGRDSTPPPAAASKPALSEEEMDKKSNAIIEEYIHINDLKEALQCVSEMNSASLLFVFVRNGVESTLERSPPARAHLGHLMHQLIKAGTLPPAQYYKGLQETLEMAEDMAIDVPHIWQYLAEQIVPMLQEGGIPMEQLFREISKPLVPLGMAGVLLAQILTLLCKGMTHKKVGAMWNEAGLNWSEFLSKDVDVNKFVTEQHLEFTLDTEGSEGPEKKPLTNEEISKQLERLIQDKAENQRIIDWVEANLDAQQSTGNSFVRALMTSVCQSAIICDNLYKVDGKQISERGSLLLKYLSDEPKELQALYALQALMVHMEQPANLLRMFFDNLYDEDVIKEETFYKWESSKDPAEQTGKGVALKSVTTFFTWLREAEEESDKE; from the exons ATGAATAAACCACCGCAGCCTATAACAGGACCCGTGTCTgtcccccaccctgccccctcccctggACTCACACAG GCTGGCTATGCCCCTGGACAGCCCCCTTCTCTCGTTTTTGCCAACCCGCCACTTCCACAAATGAACCCTGCTCCGCAACCAAGACAG TTTGCGGCAGGGCCCCGTGCTTTACACCAACAG GGGGGATACAGAGCACTACAG CCTTATTATCCAAACCGGCCGACGATGCCCACCAGTGCCCCCAGGGTGCAGACCAGCAGTGGCCCGCGACCTGTGGGACCCACTCATGTTTACCCTGCCGGCTCACAGATGATGATGATTCCCCAGCAGCAGATCTCCTTTCCCGGCTCCCCGCAGGGCTATTTCATCCCCCCTGGCCAG TATCGTCCTCAATACATGGCTCCCACCCAACAGTACCCTGTGACAGCCGGCACTGCAGGCTTCTTCCCTGGGACTAGCCCTGCCGAATACCCTGGTTTTG AACCCTCTCATGCTGCGCGGGAGAGGCGGGGcggtggggggagaggtggcGGGCGTGAGAACggtcgtctctctctccatggcaCTGCTCTCGCCCCCCAGCGCTACCCCG CTGGAGCGTACTATCCAGCGCAGCCTCAGTTCACTCAGAGTGTCCAGCCTGCGCCGGTCATAATCAGTCCCGCCCAGCAACCGCAACAAGCCCCGCCTCCTCAGCAACCTCCAGCCCAGCCACAAGGCCCGCCTAAGAGGGAACGTATACCG aTCAGAATACGAGACCCTAACCAGGGTGGGAAGGACATCACGGAAGAGATCATGTCAGGTGGAAGGGCCACTTCCACACCAACGCCACCACAG GCCTCATCAGATAGTCCTGTCCTGAATGGTGACGTTACACAGACTATTGTTTCAGGAACTG ATGAAAGTACGGAATCTGCTGCCAGCGTTGAaactccacctccagcctccGCCAGCCCCGTCCCAGAGGTCCCACTGGAGACGGTGACCCCGGAGCTAGTGCCGGCTGAACCCCTCACGAAGCCGGCGGTGGCCGCCGCAGTCGAGGCCGCCCCTCCATTGATAGAGGAgcaaaagcagcagcagccccccgCTCCCGCTGTGCTGCCTCCACCATCCCCCCCGCCGGCTGCAGAACCCGAGCCAGAGGCCGAGGTCAGCGACACGGTCGACGCCCCTGTTCCCCCGCCGGCCGCGTCGGCAGCCAAACGCGGAGGGGCCAGCCCCGTCGCTCCGCCCGCCGCCGAGAGGACGccggagaagaaggaggagaaaccTGAGGTGGCGAAGAAGTCTGAACCGGAGAAGTCGACCGTTGCCAAGCTGAAGAAGGAGCCCGCTGCTGGGCCCCCGGCGCCGGTGACCCCTTCCAGCGCGACCGCCGTCGAGGCTGCGGTCGTCCCCCCGGTGAAGGCCTCGAGCGCTCCCCCGGTGAAGGCCTCGAGCGCTCCCCCGGTGAAGGCCGCGGTCGTCCCCCCGGTGAAGGCCTCGAGCGCCCCCCCGGTGAAGGCCTCGAGCGCCCCCCCGATGAAGGCCGCGGTCCCCCCCCCGGTGAAGGCCGCGGTCGTCCCCCCGGTGAAGGCAGCGGTGGTCGTCCCCCCGGTGAAGGCAGCGGTGGTCGTCCCCCCGGTGAAGGCAGCGGTGGTCGTCCCCCCGGTGAAGGCAGCGGTGGTCGTCCCCCCGGTGAAGGCAGCGGTGGTCGTCCCCCCGGTGAAGGCTGCGGTGGTCGTCCCCCCGGTGAAAGCTGCGGTCGTCCCCCCGGTGGAGGCTGCGGTCCCCCCCCCGGTGAAGGCTGCGGTCCCCCCCCCGGTGAAGGCTGCGGTGGTCGTCCCCCCGGTGGAGGCTGCGGTGGTCCCCCCGGTGAAGGCTGCGGtcatccccccccccgaggTGAAGGCTGCGGTCATCCCCCCGGTGAAGGCTGCGAAAGCTGCCCCCGAGCCTGCGTTGGAGCCCCAGGCCTCTACGGAGGAGGCCGCGGCCCCCCCCAGCGAGCTGCCCGCCGCCCAAGCGGAGACGCCTCTCTCCAACGGCCTGGCTCAGGGAGCCGACGAGGCCTCCGAGGACCTGACTCCCGAAGTCGCCAAGCCTGTGAGCTGTCAGCCTCCGGAAGCCTCTGTGGCAGACCCTGCCCAGGAGaaagaggcggaggaggaggaggaggtggaggagttgaCGACGGAACTGACAGAGGAAGCCTCTGCCGCTCTCCCCGCCAAGGATTCTACTATGCAAG CCGCCATGTCTGTGccaaagaagaagagaaacatgAAGGAGCTAAACAAAAAGGCCACTGGAGACCTCCTGGATGCCTTCAAAGAG GAACAGGCGGCCACACCGGTCCCTGAGCCCTCACCAGTTCAGGCTGAGCCAGCCGCGGctgcccctgctgctgctgagaagCCTGCGTCAGAGGCTGTTGATGAGAcctgggaggagaaggaggacaagCAGAACCCAAAGCCAGTTGTGCCCAAAACTGAGCCAGCTGAGCAGAAGTACCAGTAcaaagaag AGAACTGGAAGCCCATCAACCCAGAGGACAAGAAGCAGTACGACAGGGTCTTCCTTCTGGGCTGCCAGTTCATCACTGCCAGCATGCACAAACCTGAAGGTCTGCCGCTCATCAACGAAGTGATCCTGGACAAG GCCAATGCGACACCAATGCGCCCTGCAGACCCGGCCCGCGTGATGAACGTTGGACCCGACTTTACCCCCTCATACCTGGGTAACCTTGGCAGTAGGCAGTCGACGGGAGGACCGGGACCCGGACCACGAGGCCCG cctcccggCCCGCGCCGCTCCCAGCAGGGCCAGCGGAAGGAGCCCAGGAAGATCATCATCACCAGCATGTCTCTGAACAACGAGGTGCAGCTCAACAAGGCGGAGAAGGCCTGGAAGCCCGGCGTGAAGAAGGCCGTCGGCGGCCGCGGCGCGGAGGAGGGCGCGGAGGAGGACGACCCCGAGGAGGTCAAGACCCAGGAGCTGTTCAAGCGCGTGCGCAGCGTGCTCAACAAGCTGACGCCGCAGATGTTCCAGGCGCTGATGAAGCAGGTGACGGACATGTCCATCGACACGGAGGCCAGGCTGAAGGGTGTCATCGACCTCATCTTCGAGAAGGCCATCTCGGAGCCCAACTTCTCGGTGGCCTACGCCAACATGTGCCGGTGCCTTATGGGG CTGAAAGTCCCCACCACAGATAATCCAGAGGCCACTGTCAACTTCAGAAAGCTCCTGCTCAACCGCTGCCAAAAAGAGTTTGAAAAGGACCAAGACGACGACGTTATCTTTgagaagaagcagaaggagTTGGAGGCATCTAAAGAC GACGAAGAGCGTGACCGCCTGAAGGTGGAGCTGCAGGCTTCCAAAGACAAGGCTCGCCGTCGGTCACTGGGCAACATCAAGTTCATCGGTGAGCTGTTCAAGCTGAAGATGCTCACCGAGGCCATCATGCACGACTGTGTCGTGAAGCTGCTGAAGAATCACGACGAAGAGTCTCTGGAGTGCCTCTGCAGGCTTCTCGCCACCATCGGCAAAGACCTGGACTTTGAGAAGGCCAAG CCCCGCATGGAGCAGTACTTCGCCCAGTTGGACAAAATCATCAAGGAGCGAAAGACCTCCTCCAGAATCCGCTTCATGCTGCTGGATGTCATTGACCTCCGAAGG TGCAAGTGGGTGCCTCGCAGAGGGGAGCAGGGCCCCAAGACCATCGAGCAGATCCACAAGGATGCTGAGGCAGAAGAGCACAGGGAGCAGATCAAGGTCCAGCAGCAGATGCTTTCCaagaaggatggaggaggaggaggaggcggcggtggtggaggccggatgggaggcggtggcggcggcggcaatATGGGAGGCCGAGGACACCATGCACAGGGAGGCGGCCGTGGGAGTCAGGTCCAGGACGAGGGCTGGAACACGGTGCCCATCTCCAAGGGCAACAGACCCATCGACACGACCCGCTTCAGCAAGATCATCAACAAG CCCGGCGCTCAGGACGTTGACGACCAGCGGTTGGCCCCCGGGGGGAGAGGTTTCGGTAACTGGACCAAGGGCAGCAGTGGCGGGACGGGGTCGAAAGCCCCTGGCGCAGAGCAGG AGTCCGGTCGCCCGGCCACCAGCACTGTGAACCGCTTCTCGGCCCTGCAGCAGTCTGGCCCGCCGTCAGGCGACGCCGACCGCAGAGTTCCTCAAAG GTCGAGCTCAAGCCGCGACCGCggcggggagagggacagaaacGACCGGGGCTTTGACCGCTTCGAGCGCCGGGAGGGACGCGACGGTGGCGGCCGGCCGACCGTCACCAAGCGCAGCTTCAGCCGCGAGTCGCAGGAGCGCGGCGGCGACGGCCGGGGGCCCACGGAGCCCGTGCGTCGCGTGTCCAGCATGACCGACGACCGGGTCAGGCGGGACCGGGCCGCCAGCAAGGAGCCTGCAG TGAAGCCTGGGCGTGACtcaacccctccccccgccgccgcctccaaACCGGCCTTgagcgaggaggagatggaTAAGAAGTCCAACGCCATCATCGAGGAGTACATCCACATAAACGACTTGAAG GAGGCGCTGCAGTGCGTGTCCGAGATGAACAGTGCCTCGCTGCTGTTTGTGTTCGTCCGGAACGGCGTGGAGTCGACGCTGGAGCGCAGCCCCCCGGCCAGGGCCCACCTGGGCCACCTGATGCACCAGCTCATCAAGGCTGGAACACTGCCCCCAGCGCAGTACTACAAAGG GCTTCAGGAGACCCTGGAGATGGCCGAGGACATGGCCATAGACGTCCCTCACATTTGGCAGTACTTGGCGGAGCAGATCGTCCCGATGCTGCAGGAGGGAGGGATCCCCATGGAGCAGCTCTTCAG GGAAATCTCCAAGCCTCTAGTGCCTTTGGGAATGGCCGGCGTTCTGCTGGCACAGATTCTCACTTTGCTCTGCAAAGGAATG ACCCACAAAAAGGTCGGGGCCATGTGGAACGAGGCGGGCCTGAACTGGAGCGAGTTCTTGTCCAAGGATGTGGACGTCAACAAGTTTGTCACTGAGCAG CACCTGGAGTTCACGTTGGACACCGAGGGGTCTGAGGGGCCGGAGAAGAAGCCCCTGACCAACGAGGAGATCAGCAAGCAGCTGGAAAGGCTCATCCAGGACAAGGCCGAGAACCAGCGGATCATCgactgggtggag GCTAACTTGGACGCGCAGCAATCCACCGGCAACTCGTTTGTGCGAGCGCTGATGACGTCCGTGTGCCAGTCCGCCATCATTT GCGACAACCTCTACAAGGTGGACGGGAAGCAGATCAGCGAGAGGGGAAGCCTGCTGCTGAAGTACCTGAGCGACGAGCCCAAAGAGCTCCAGGCTCTCTACGCCCTGCAGGCCCTCATGGTGCACATGGAGCAGCCTGCAA ACCTGCTGCGGATGTTCTTCGACAACCTGTACGACGAGGACGTCATCAAAGAGGAGACCTTCTACAAGTGGGAGTCCAGCAAGGACCCCGCAGAGCAGACCGGCAAGGGTGTGGCGCTCAAGTCTGTCACCACCTTCTTCACCTGGCTCcgtgaggcagaggaggagtccGACAAAGAATAA
- the eif4g1a gene encoding eukaryotic translation initiation factor 4 gamma 1a isoform X4, whose amino-acid sequence MNKPPQPITGPVSVPHPAPSPGLTQAGYAPGQPPSLVFANPPLPQMNPAPQPRQFAAGPRALHQQGGYRALQPYYPNRPTMPTSAPRVQTSSGPRPVGPTHVYPAGSQMMMIPQQQISFPGSPQGYFIPPGQYRPQYMAPTQQYPVTAGTAGFFPGTSPAEYPGFAGAYYPAQPQFTQSVQPAPVIISPAQQPQQAPPPQQPPAQPQGPPKRERIPIRIRDPNQGGKDITEEIMSGGRATSTPTPPQASSDSPVLNGDVTQTIVSGTDESTESAASVETPPPASASPVPEVPLETVTPELVPAEPLTKPAVAAAVEAAPPLIEEQKQQQPPAPAVLPPPSPPPAAEPEPEAEVSDTVDAPVPPPAASAAKRGGASPVAPPAAERTPEKKEEKPEVAKKSEPEKSTVAKLKKEPAAGPPAPVTPSSATAVEAAVVPPVKASSAPPVKASSAPPVKAAVVPPVKASSAPPVKASSAPPMKAAVPPPVKAAVVPPVKAAVVVPPVKAAVVVPPVKAAVVVPPVKAAVVVPPVKAAVVVPPVKAAVVVPPVKAAVVPPVEAAVPPPVKAAVPPPVKAAVVVPPVEAAVVPPVKAAVIPPPEVKAAVIPPVKAAKAAPEPALEPQASTEEAAAPPSELPAAQAETPLSNGLAQGADEASEDLTPEVAKPVSCQPPEASVADPAQEKEAEEEEEVEELTTELTEEASAALPAKDSTMQAAMSVPKKKRNMKELNKKATGDLLDAFKEEQAATPVPEPSPVQAEPAAAAPAAAEKPASEAVDETWEEKEDKQNPKPVVPKTEPAEQKYQYKEENWKPINPEDKKQYDRVFLLGCQFITASMHKPEGLPLINEVILDKANATPMRPADPARVMNVGPDFTPSYLGNLGSRQSTGGPGPGPRGPPPGPRRSQQGQRKEPRKIIITSMSLNNEVQLNKAEKAWKPGVKKAVGGRGAEEGAEEDDPEEVKTQELFKRVRSVLNKLTPQMFQALMKQVTDMSIDTEARLKGVIDLIFEKAISEPNFSVAYANMCRCLMGLKVPTTDNPEATVNFRKLLLNRCQKEFEKDQDDDVIFEKKQKELEASKDDEERDRLKVELQASKDKARRRSLGNIKFIGELFKLKMLTEAIMHDCVVKLLKNHDEESLECLCRLLATIGKDLDFEKAKPRMEQYFAQLDKIIKERKTSSRIRFMLLDVIDLRRCKWVPRRGEQGPKTIEQIHKDAEAEEHREQIKVQQQMLSKKDGGGGGGGGGGGRMGGGGGGGNMGGRGHHAQGGGRGSQVQDEGWNTVPISKGNRPIDTTRFSKIINKPGAQDVDDQRLAPGGRGFGNWTKGSSGGTGSKAPGAEQESGRPATSTVNRFSALQQSGPPSGDADRRVPQRSSSSRDRGGERDRNDRGFDRFERREGRDGGGRPTVTKRSFSRESQERGGDGRGPTEPVRRVSSMTDDRVRRDRAASKEPAVKPGRDSTPPPAAASKPALSEEEMDKKSNAIIEEYIHINDLKEALQCVSEMNSASLLFVFVRNGVESTLERSPPARAHLGHLMHQLIKAGTLPPAQYYKGLQETLEMAEDMAIDVPHIWQYLAEQIVPMLQEGGIPMEQLFREISKPLVPLGMAGVLLAQILTLLCKGMTHKKVGAMWNEAGLNWSEFLSKDVDVNKFVTEQHLEFTLDTEGSEGPEKKPLTNEEISKQLERLIQDKAENQRIIDWVEANLDAQQSTGNSFVRALMTSVCQSAIICDNLYKVDGKQISERGSLLLKYLSDEPKELQALYALQALMVHMEQPANLLRMFFDNLYDEDVIKEETFYKWESSKDPAEQTGKGVALKSVTTFFTWLREAEEESDKE is encoded by the exons ATGAATAAACCACCGCAGCCTATAACAGGACCCGTGTCTgtcccccaccctgccccctcccctggACTCACACAG GCTGGCTATGCCCCTGGACAGCCCCCTTCTCTCGTTTTTGCCAACCCGCCACTTCCACAAATGAACCCTGCTCCGCAACCAAGACAG TTTGCGGCAGGGCCCCGTGCTTTACACCAACAG GGGGGATACAGAGCACTACAG CCTTATTATCCAAACCGGCCGACGATGCCCACCAGTGCCCCCAGGGTGCAGACCAGCAGTGGCCCGCGACCTGTGGGACCCACTCATGTTTACCCTGCCGGCTCACAGATGATGATGATTCCCCAGCAGCAGATCTCCTTTCCCGGCTCCCCGCAGGGCTATTTCATCCCCCCTGGCCAG TATCGTCCTCAATACATGGCTCCCACCCAACAGTACCCTGTGACAGCCGGCACTGCAGGCTTCTTCCCTGGGACTAGCCCTGCCGAATACCCTGGTTTTG CTGGAGCGTACTATCCAGCGCAGCCTCAGTTCACTCAGAGTGTCCAGCCTGCGCCGGTCATAATCAGTCCCGCCCAGCAACCGCAACAAGCCCCGCCTCCTCAGCAACCTCCAGCCCAGCCACAAGGCCCGCCTAAGAGGGAACGTATACCG aTCAGAATACGAGACCCTAACCAGGGTGGGAAGGACATCACGGAAGAGATCATGTCAGGTGGAAGGGCCACTTCCACACCAACGCCACCACAG GCCTCATCAGATAGTCCTGTCCTGAATGGTGACGTTACACAGACTATTGTTTCAGGAACTG ATGAAAGTACGGAATCTGCTGCCAGCGTTGAaactccacctccagcctccGCCAGCCCCGTCCCAGAGGTCCCACTGGAGACGGTGACCCCGGAGCTAGTGCCGGCTGAACCCCTCACGAAGCCGGCGGTGGCCGCCGCAGTCGAGGCCGCCCCTCCATTGATAGAGGAgcaaaagcagcagcagccccccgCTCCCGCTGTGCTGCCTCCACCATCCCCCCCGCCGGCTGCAGAACCCGAGCCAGAGGCCGAGGTCAGCGACACGGTCGACGCCCCTGTTCCCCCGCCGGCCGCGTCGGCAGCCAAACGCGGAGGGGCCAGCCCCGTCGCTCCGCCCGCCGCCGAGAGGACGccggagaagaaggaggagaaaccTGAGGTGGCGAAGAAGTCTGAACCGGAGAAGTCGACCGTTGCCAAGCTGAAGAAGGAGCCCGCTGCTGGGCCCCCGGCGCCGGTGACCCCTTCCAGCGCGACCGCCGTCGAGGCTGCGGTCGTCCCCCCGGTGAAGGCCTCGAGCGCTCCCCCGGTGAAGGCCTCGAGCGCTCCCCCGGTGAAGGCCGCGGTCGTCCCCCCGGTGAAGGCCTCGAGCGCCCCCCCGGTGAAGGCCTCGAGCGCCCCCCCGATGAAGGCCGCGGTCCCCCCCCCGGTGAAGGCCGCGGTCGTCCCCCCGGTGAAGGCAGCGGTGGTCGTCCCCCCGGTGAAGGCAGCGGTGGTCGTCCCCCCGGTGAAGGCAGCGGTGGTCGTCCCCCCGGTGAAGGCAGCGGTGGTCGTCCCCCCGGTGAAGGCAGCGGTGGTCGTCCCCCCGGTGAAGGCTGCGGTGGTCGTCCCCCCGGTGAAAGCTGCGGTCGTCCCCCCGGTGGAGGCTGCGGTCCCCCCCCCGGTGAAGGCTGCGGTCCCCCCCCCGGTGAAGGCTGCGGTGGTCGTCCCCCCGGTGGAGGCTGCGGTGGTCCCCCCGGTGAAGGCTGCGGtcatccccccccccgaggTGAAGGCTGCGGTCATCCCCCCGGTGAAGGCTGCGAAAGCTGCCCCCGAGCCTGCGTTGGAGCCCCAGGCCTCTACGGAGGAGGCCGCGGCCCCCCCCAGCGAGCTGCCCGCCGCCCAAGCGGAGACGCCTCTCTCCAACGGCCTGGCTCAGGGAGCCGACGAGGCCTCCGAGGACCTGACTCCCGAAGTCGCCAAGCCTGTGAGCTGTCAGCCTCCGGAAGCCTCTGTGGCAGACCCTGCCCAGGAGaaagaggcggaggaggaggaggaggtggaggagttgaCGACGGAACTGACAGAGGAAGCCTCTGCCGCTCTCCCCGCCAAGGATTCTACTATGCAAG CCGCCATGTCTGTGccaaagaagaagagaaacatgAAGGAGCTAAACAAAAAGGCCACTGGAGACCTCCTGGATGCCTTCAAAGAG GAACAGGCGGCCACACCGGTCCCTGAGCCCTCACCAGTTCAGGCTGAGCCAGCCGCGGctgcccctgctgctgctgagaagCCTGCGTCAGAGGCTGTTGATGAGAcctgggaggagaaggaggacaagCAGAACCCAAAGCCAGTTGTGCCCAAAACTGAGCCAGCTGAGCAGAAGTACCAGTAcaaagaag AGAACTGGAAGCCCATCAACCCAGAGGACAAGAAGCAGTACGACAGGGTCTTCCTTCTGGGCTGCCAGTTCATCACTGCCAGCATGCACAAACCTGAAGGTCTGCCGCTCATCAACGAAGTGATCCTGGACAAG GCCAATGCGACACCAATGCGCCCTGCAGACCCGGCCCGCGTGATGAACGTTGGACCCGACTTTACCCCCTCATACCTGGGTAACCTTGGCAGTAGGCAGTCGACGGGAGGACCGGGACCCGGACCACGAGGCCCG cctcccggCCCGCGCCGCTCCCAGCAGGGCCAGCGGAAGGAGCCCAGGAAGATCATCATCACCAGCATGTCTCTGAACAACGAGGTGCAGCTCAACAAGGCGGAGAAGGCCTGGAAGCCCGGCGTGAAGAAGGCCGTCGGCGGCCGCGGCGCGGAGGAGGGCGCGGAGGAGGACGACCCCGAGGAGGTCAAGACCCAGGAGCTGTTCAAGCGCGTGCGCAGCGTGCTCAACAAGCTGACGCCGCAGATGTTCCAGGCGCTGATGAAGCAGGTGACGGACATGTCCATCGACACGGAGGCCAGGCTGAAGGGTGTCATCGACCTCATCTTCGAGAAGGCCATCTCGGAGCCCAACTTCTCGGTGGCCTACGCCAACATGTGCCGGTGCCTTATGGGG CTGAAAGTCCCCACCACAGATAATCCAGAGGCCACTGTCAACTTCAGAAAGCTCCTGCTCAACCGCTGCCAAAAAGAGTTTGAAAAGGACCAAGACGACGACGTTATCTTTgagaagaagcagaaggagTTGGAGGCATCTAAAGAC GACGAAGAGCGTGACCGCCTGAAGGTGGAGCTGCAGGCTTCCAAAGACAAGGCTCGCCGTCGGTCACTGGGCAACATCAAGTTCATCGGTGAGCTGTTCAAGCTGAAGATGCTCACCGAGGCCATCATGCACGACTGTGTCGTGAAGCTGCTGAAGAATCACGACGAAGAGTCTCTGGAGTGCCTCTGCAGGCTTCTCGCCACCATCGGCAAAGACCTGGACTTTGAGAAGGCCAAG CCCCGCATGGAGCAGTACTTCGCCCAGTTGGACAAAATCATCAAGGAGCGAAAGACCTCCTCCAGAATCCGCTTCATGCTGCTGGATGTCATTGACCTCCGAAGG TGCAAGTGGGTGCCTCGCAGAGGGGAGCAGGGCCCCAAGACCATCGAGCAGATCCACAAGGATGCTGAGGCAGAAGAGCACAGGGAGCAGATCAAGGTCCAGCAGCAGATGCTTTCCaagaaggatggaggaggaggaggaggcggcggtggtggaggccggatgggaggcggtggcggcggcggcaatATGGGAGGCCGAGGACACCATGCACAGGGAGGCGGCCGTGGGAGTCAGGTCCAGGACGAGGGCTGGAACACGGTGCCCATCTCCAAGGGCAACAGACCCATCGACACGACCCGCTTCAGCAAGATCATCAACAAG CCCGGCGCTCAGGACGTTGACGACCAGCGGTTGGCCCCCGGGGGGAGAGGTTTCGGTAACTGGACCAAGGGCAGCAGTGGCGGGACGGGGTCGAAAGCCCCTGGCGCAGAGCAGG AGTCCGGTCGCCCGGCCACCAGCACTGTGAACCGCTTCTCGGCCCTGCAGCAGTCTGGCCCGCCGTCAGGCGACGCCGACCGCAGAGTTCCTCAAAG GTCGAGCTCAAGCCGCGACCGCggcggggagagggacagaaacGACCGGGGCTTTGACCGCTTCGAGCGCCGGGAGGGACGCGACGGTGGCGGCCGGCCGACCGTCACCAAGCGCAGCTTCAGCCGCGAGTCGCAGGAGCGCGGCGGCGACGGCCGGGGGCCCACGGAGCCCGTGCGTCGCGTGTCCAGCATGACCGACGACCGGGTCAGGCGGGACCGGGCCGCCAGCAAGGAGCCTGCAG TGAAGCCTGGGCGTGACtcaacccctccccccgccgccgcctccaaACCGGCCTTgagcgaggaggagatggaTAAGAAGTCCAACGCCATCATCGAGGAGTACATCCACATAAACGACTTGAAG GAGGCGCTGCAGTGCGTGTCCGAGATGAACAGTGCCTCGCTGCTGTTTGTGTTCGTCCGGAACGGCGTGGAGTCGACGCTGGAGCGCAGCCCCCCGGCCAGGGCCCACCTGGGCCACCTGATGCACCAGCTCATCAAGGCTGGAACACTGCCCCCAGCGCAGTACTACAAAGG GCTTCAGGAGACCCTGGAGATGGCCGAGGACATGGCCATAGACGTCCCTCACATTTGGCAGTACTTGGCGGAGCAGATCGTCCCGATGCTGCAGGAGGGAGGGATCCCCATGGAGCAGCTCTTCAG GGAAATCTCCAAGCCTCTAGTGCCTTTGGGAATGGCCGGCGTTCTGCTGGCACAGATTCTCACTTTGCTCTGCAAAGGAATG ACCCACAAAAAGGTCGGGGCCATGTGGAACGAGGCGGGCCTGAACTGGAGCGAGTTCTTGTCCAAGGATGTGGACGTCAACAAGTTTGTCACTGAGCAG CACCTGGAGTTCACGTTGGACACCGAGGGGTCTGAGGGGCCGGAGAAGAAGCCCCTGACCAACGAGGAGATCAGCAAGCAGCTGGAAAGGCTCATCCAGGACAAGGCCGAGAACCAGCGGATCATCgactgggtggag GCTAACTTGGACGCGCAGCAATCCACCGGCAACTCGTTTGTGCGAGCGCTGATGACGTCCGTGTGCCAGTCCGCCATCATTT GCGACAACCTCTACAAGGTGGACGGGAAGCAGATCAGCGAGAGGGGAAGCCTGCTGCTGAAGTACCTGAGCGACGAGCCCAAAGAGCTCCAGGCTCTCTACGCCCTGCAGGCCCTCATGGTGCACATGGAGCAGCCTGCAA ACCTGCTGCGGATGTTCTTCGACAACCTGTACGACGAGGACGTCATCAAAGAGGAGACCTTCTACAAGTGGGAGTCCAGCAAGGACCCCGCAGAGCAGACCGGCAAGGGTGTGGCGCTCAAGTCTGTCACCACCTTCTTCACCTGGCTCcgtgaggcagaggaggagtccGACAAAGAATAA